One Plasmodium malariae genome assembly, chromosome: 3 genomic window, CAGACTGCATCAACCAGTGTAATATAATTGTAGAAAACTTAATAAACCTAGAGGACATACTAAGTTACTATGAGAACGAGAGCAGCTGTCAGGAGTGCAACGAGGAAGAGCAAACCGAGGGGAAAACAAAAGGCGTTGCAATGGATGAGGAAACTAGCAGGGCAACGGATGAGTGCTGTAGTAGGTATATTATTAAGAAAGATACcctcataaaaatatttcttagaAGAGCAAGCGCTTTTTTGCATGTACAAGTAAGGCAAATATTTAGCGAACTTTTGTGAGGACGTGTGTACGCATGTTGTCACACGTCAAATTTGCTAATCTTTTTCGCAgtttagtatatatatatttttttatatgtatgtgcactTGTTCACTATGCTTAATATTCTGAttctttttatgttttttaattttatatatgcatttatgcctgtttatttatatttgcattttttcaatttaatttaatttaatttaatttaatttttttttttttttttttttcctaccGTCATTTcacattttacattttacgTTTCTCCCTGTCCCCCCTCCATTTATTACTTAGGATTACGATAAGTGCAGGGAAAACATTACACTGATTAGAAGAGTAGACaaacaaaatgaagaagCCATAAACttagaaaagaaaatgtgCATAGACTTGTccatatatgaacaaaagcAGAGGGAGCTTTACAGAAAAATGTGTAGCATGGGTTTACCTCCTGGAAAGGACAATGTGAAAGGAAGTATTCAAAAGGAGCATAAAATGTAACAGTCGAAGGGGGCCCCAAAGCGAAGAAACACGGAGATGCAGGGACAGCACAGGGGTGTTCATCAGTTCGGCTGCTCATTTGCTCATTTGATCATTAGCTCATTTGATCATTAGCTCATTTGATCATTTGCTCATTTGCGCATTTGCTCATTTGATCATTTGCTCATTTGATCATTTGCTCTTTTGccattttttaactttaagatttttctttttcaatattgttcttttttttttttttttttttttttttttttaatcagCTATTTCGTCCTTTTGTTTCTCCTTTTTCATTTCGTTCATAAAAACGATGTTGTATTATTATGTGCACATGTTATGGTTGTGCCAAAAATAAAACgtcaatataattttatattaatttctgTAATAAGTTGCATGAACAAACGTTCCTTACTCggtaatacataaataatgagTATAACTTTAATGAAGCTTTCTCGTATTTGCGTAAAATTAAGAGTGAAAgtaaaagaatttataaaatacagCCAAGTAGCTGCCTTTATGTACAGACATTATGGTATTCGTAACAGTGAACTGACTTCCCcgattttgaaaaatgaatgtATGACAATTGGGAAgaagagaaaatatatatgttttattatacgcaatgataatgtaatattatatgtatatacagaagaaatggaacaaaaaaataaaaaaaaaaaaaaaatgcgcagaaataaatttcattaaaaatgacTTAATAAAAAGCAGTTTcgtcataaaaaataaatcctTAAACTGGTTCGTGTTCATTTGTactaaaacatatttatacaatgTGGCATAAGAAGGACGGAATGGATGCTTCTCTCCTTGGTTGCTGGGGGAAAGGAGTGTAAGAAATGAGAGCAGTGTTAGCAGCATGGAACATATATTCAACTTTGTAGCATTCGTAATGTGAAATCCATATTGACAAAGATGAGCTCTCCTGAATGTATATCGCAcctctttttataaaaaaagtctCCAACAGATGTTGGTACCTTTCCCAACAAAAGTGCCTGAACGGGTCATATTAACAATGTTAAAAGGAATGatgttatttaaattttttttttttttttttttttctgctagTTCTCATGAAAAAAACATGTTCAAgttgaattataaaaataaggaagaAATATTTAAGGAATGCTGTTTAAAAggataagaaaaaatgtgTGTACTTGttcaacaaaataaatatacactaCGAAATGAAATTGTGTGAACTTAAATACTAACATCGCGTTGCTTTTAAAAATGGTAACTCTTCAAAAttaggaaaaaacaaaaatgtatattttcaagttcatacatatatatatataatatatatatatatatgtatatgtatgtgcactTTGGCTtcaactttttatatatacgttaattcaacaaaattaaaaaaaaaaaaaaaaaaaatacgtgaaaagaaaaagttataaacagctggaggggaaaaaaaaattacggaaatgctattttgttttacttttgcATTTGCTTTTGCGTTTGATTTTGCGTTTGCTTTTGCGTTTGATTTTGCGTTTGCTTTTGCTTTGTTTTGCGTTTGATTTTGCTTTTGCGTTTGCTTTTGCGTTTGCTTTTGCGTTTGCTTTTGCGTTTGCTTTTGCGTTTGCTTTTGCGTTTGATTTTGCGTTTGATTTTGCGTTTGCTTTTGCTTTTACATTTGCCTTTACatttgctttttcttttgctttttcttttttcttttttttttgtttttggcCGTTCATCCATACTTTGTAAGAACAGCTGTCAGTATTATCAAAGCGCCCTCCTTAATTctgtaaaagaaaaaaaatagtgcCGGTGATCTCATTCCTGTTATCATTTCATTCCGttcttaccttttttttttttttttccttttttctccCATTTATGCAGTATGCTTATTTGGAATGTTTGTGTTTCATGTAAGCATGCACGTTTAAAtgaatatgtgtatatgtatatctactcatacgcatatgtatgtacatgtttaCGCGCAAGTATGATGTAGAATTTGGCGAGCACCATTTAGTCCATTTCTTTCACCCCAAAGGAGCAAAAGTGATATTATGATAACTTccattaaaacatatatattatttttcttgtttttgttttttttttttttttttttttgttaccaTAATAAATTGAATTATATTAGCTATTCCTGAAACATATGCTTTCTTGTTTTATTGCTTTTGCTTGTTCTTATGTTTAGCGTGTGAATTTGtaaatgtacatgtacataatttttgcCTATTtgcatacataatataaatatacacgtCAAACGGGTACTTCGTTCCTCCGTATGCAAAgggaaagaagaaaaaaaaaaaaaataatagcaaAAGAAAcagaacaaaacaaaataaagcagaACTGAGTAAAGCCAAATAAATCAAAACGTAAGAAAGCAAAATTGAACAAAGCAAAATTGAACAAAGCAAAATTGAACAAAGCAAAATTgaacaaagaaaaattgaaCAAAGCAAAATTGAACAAAGCAAAACTgaacaaagaaaaattgaaCAAAGCAAAATTGAACAAAGCAAAATTGAACAAAGCAAAAttgaataacaaaaataaaaatgaccTCTTTCCAGGAGATCTAATAACgtcttaaaaattatttaatgctATTGAAGGGAAGATCGTCCCAAAAGCAAGGAGAAAAAGTTTTGAAgctgaaataaaaataaaagaaaacagaccaatatatattagtacaaCGCATAATTAGCACAGAGCATATGGTACAGCAGCGTCCAGTAAAAATGGAGAGAACAGATGAAACTCTTAACGAGAACAATCTTCTAAACAGTAGGATCAGCGAACATCCTTGCTCTAGCCATATCAGTAgcaatattaataaagttGGCATGAGGGTAAACAGTAAAGAGAGGGGCAAAAAGAGGGGaaaggaaaatgaaaaggaaaatggcAAAGAAACTTCGTTTAAAAGTAACACAAATGAGGAATTATCGGAAAAGAGGAAAGAaggttattttatttcagaACGAGaatcaaatataaatgatgaaCATGGGGAGGTGACAAATGCAAGCAGTTTTTTTTCTCATGCACAGAgtgcaaatattttattaaaccaAAATGATTCGAAAAAAATTACAGTGTTGAACTCATCAATAGGGAGagataaaattaatgcaTTATTGCTAAGtgaaatgaagaaaaattggaaaaattCGTCATCCTGTTGTGATAAAAATGTGCAAAATTATGAGCAGAACAGGCAAAATGTGCAAAATTATGAGCAGGACAGGCAAAATGTGCAAAATTATGAGCAGGACAGGCAAAATGTGCAAAATTATGAGCAGGACAGGCAAAATGTGCAAAATTATGAGCAGGACAGGCAAAATGTGCAAAATTATGAGCAGGACAGGCAAAATGTGCAAAATTCTGAAGAAGACAGTGCAAATTTGCAACCTTCTCATCATGAAAAGACGAAAAAGGTTCAAAGAAAGGAGGTCCAGAAAGAAGGAAAAGTTCCTTCTTTCTATGAAAGCCGAAATGGCGATATTAGCGAAGAAGAACGAAACGAGAAGATTGATGATAATATTATggagtatataaaaaataaaactttaaaTGAACGTGAAAAAAACTTCGTTTACAGGAAAGTTGACGAGATATTAAACCTGGAGAGTACAAATGAGGATGATTGGATAATGAACGAAACTTTtgaaaatcaaaatataaatataggtaaaaatataaatatagataaaaatataaatgtaagtaaaaatataaatgtaagtaaaaatataaatgtaagtaaaaatatacatataaataaaaatataaatataggtaaaaatataaatataggtaaaaatataaataaaagtagtTATGCGATGACGGACCACGGTGCAGCGCATCAGAGTGAGAAGGTGCAGGGGAAGCGTGAGCAGGGAGTGTGTGAAGATAGTTCTCTTGACGGAGCATCTCGGTTGACGTACACTCTAGATGAAAGCATCTTCAATTTGGACGAAGGGAAGCTTCATGCTGTTCTTCGAAAAAACAAGTATGAACTAACCAAAGTAAACATGCGTATGAGTAGCATAATATACAAGTACCTTTAtatgcacaaaaaaaaaaagagcatgctgatgatgatgaagaagaggaagTGGAAGAGGAAGAAGGGTAGTAGTCCGTGTAATGCATTACAAGAAGGAAGAAATTATTTAGAGGATGGTGAAGCATTACATGAAAAGGACTTAAAACATGCGAAGGGGCCAGCTGAGGATGGTATTGTGTTGGATGTGCAGAAATGCTCTTATGGATATGATAAGGGGGAGAAGTGGTACGATAAAGTGGAACAGCAGCATGATGATGGAGGGAACACTTATGATAAAGCACTGGAACAGCAGTATGCTTATGGACAATTCAGTTACAGTTACGATAGGGCGTCAAACAGTACCCTGTCgaaagatataaattttttgtatatagaatattttatacataaaaaaaaaatagttaaactgagaaatatttataaatatatatatgataagaAGCATTTGTTTTACTTGAAAAAGTTTGGTTATAAGAATGTGTATCTCCTGAGTGCGGAGTGCACCCTACCCGAGGTGAGTTATACCGATGGTGGTGCTGATAGGGGTACTACGAACGAGAATGGTAGAAGTGGTACTATCCACGTTCAGCGCTACTCCTACAACAGCAACTTCCTCTGCCTGCAGAACATGGAGGACGAAATAGCGATATATAGTATGAAGCGGTTAAACATAAAttcgttaatattttttaaaaatagagaaaacaacaaaataaatgaagatCAGATAAAGACATATTTGGACGAGTTAGTAATAACTGAAAAGAATGAGGAGCATAGTTGTGTAAaacttaattttaattataagtCTACTGCATGTTGTATTcttaaaaatgagaaaataaaaaatatacaaaatgttgatataaataatatgaacaaattatgtatatgtacaggatcatcaatatatatatatgaaatatttttaaaagagttAGATGTAAGGTATAAGTACTTATATAGCTATCATGAGAAGAGCGATCTGttaggaaaagaaaataaaatatggtaTTCTTATCTGtcaaatgaaaagaaattaatatattttacattttacaatattatataccTAAACAGTAATAGCCATATTTTTAACAGCCATATTTTTACCATTACGaaagatataaaatgtaagtataaaattttgaatatatctatttataaaaatttgttagTAGTATCTTATTATAATAAGATTTCTATACTGTATAATGACAAGGTATACTTTGTTGTTGAATTTGACGATGAGGGGGATGTAATAAGTTATGAGGGAAAGGGAAAAGAAGTAATAGTACCTGAACAGCAAGGAGAATGGAAAaggcataaaaataaaatgataaataaacaaaagaaTGAAATGTCCGTAGAGGAAGAAAATTGTTATTTTGGAGGGGAGGTCGATAACTCATGTGACAGATTAAATGAACAACAGGTTCATTATATACCTTTTCTATGTGTACTGGAAGGGAATAATCTCTTCTGTGTAGGGTATGGCAAGAAGCTAACTATTATTGAATACACTTCTAAAATTTTGATTAAGAAAAAGTTTACCTTGAGTTATtctttgtattatttaaaaagttgtcataataatattcttatcctttatgataaatataaattatatatatgtcaaaTCATGTACATAAAGAAAGAACATCGTTTGTTTTTCCTATTCGAAAAGACAATAACAGATATAAACAgttctttaatttttgaaaattccACTATCTTTGAATCCTTTAGTGAAGCAATTAAGGTAAATATGAGGAGCATTAAAATTAACAGGAGCGATCATATAGCTAGGTACATCTTCCAATTTTTTAACAAGAGCGATAAAGACGTGGTTAACGTGCGCGGTGGGGGTAGAGGTAGCGGTAGCAGTAGTGGTGTTCCCAGTGGAAACGGCGAGCATGATAATAGCGGCTTGAATTGTAAAGGGGATACTATCCATTTCTACATAAACttagtgtatatatacattctgAACAAAGGAAAGGTCGACATAGTTGTTATAAATTCGTGGATATACCtgatatatctttttttctattacaAGAGATATAACATACTCCTTATTCTGATGCTGTATATTTACAACGTAAGGAATAAAAGAAGTCAGAGTGAAATGTCCAAATCTTTTGGGGGGTGGGGGTACAGCTGCTCAAAGTGAGACGACGCATAGTTCCCCCGCGCTAGcttaaaagggaaaaaaaatttcctttaatttttgagaggaaaattatttttgttttaaatttacaaattttttttttttttttttttttttttctcgttCGTGCTTCTTCATCAGGGAAACATGTGCGTGCTGACAGACTTCTCTTTGGACGAGGATGAAAGGAAGAACAAGATAaaatctctttttttttttttttttgaaatgaaaataaaagatataatagaaaattataataagtGCGAAAATAATGAcataagtaatatatttgatgtaagggatgaaaataaaattagcaCAAAGGAAGATATGAGTGTACAAAATAGCACGAACGACCTTCAAACTCCACATGTGATTATGTCTAATAGTGTACCTTATGGTAAGGAAAAACTGCATCCATCGTCTATATCGATTGAATCGTCATCATCTATCAAGGATAATGCGTCGTTATCAGAATATGCATCTTCCTTTTTGTACATTCCTTCAACTGTGTCCTCTGATCAGAGTGAGTTTCTGGGTATAAGCAAATGTTCTTCTGCAGCTGCTTCGGTTGGGGGTAGTACCGACGATAATGAGGCAGACTCGAATATATCTGGTATAGAAGCGGTTGGTATAGGAGCGGTTGGTATAGAAGCGGTTGGTATAGAAGCGGTTGGTATAGAAGCGGTTGGTATAGGAGCGGTTGGTATAGAAGCGGTTGATATAGGAGCGGTTGATATAAAAGCGGTTGATATAGAAGAGGATGGTAAAGACACGCGTGGTGTAGACGGGAAAGGCAAATGGAGGAAGAAGCAAAGGAGGGGTAAGTGGAGGAACGAAGGGCCGAGATATCCCGCGCTAAGCTCTAGAAGCATAAGGAGCCTGCTCGAAGgggaaaatatttacattaacgATAAAGTAGTGAGAAAGGAGTGCGTGGAGGAATTGCTAAAATTATGTACACTAGGACTTGAGCTAAGCATTAAGTTTAACATAAATCTGTatgaatacatttttaaattgttcAAGCTGTacaatatagaaaatatatatttttatttaagtgagtattatatcattaataaaaaaatttgtctTACACATTACTCATTGATACATAACCTGGTTGAGTATTTCAAAAGATTCTACACTATGTTTTCTCTTTATGATGACACATATTATgatttgttcctttttttttgtaatttcataaataaaaagaaggaaaaacaaaaacgaaACGATCATTATACATATGCTTTGAATTCATATAAAGAGATggatttaaataaattaattttttcccatCAGATGATACTGGTTAGTAAAAACTATAGAGAAAGGAAAAGATATTTTACATCTAGCTATAATTtcgatatatatttttgttataactatttgaatatttataaaggCATGAGAAGGATAAGAAAGatttactcttttttatgtattattagcaaattttgtaaattatttgaaaacatcgttttagaaaagaaaattgaaCATATCATTTCTTTATTGCCGATTCATATATGTTCTTTGTTATATAACAAACACAATGAAGATAAAATTACAACAGCTgagttttttatttcatatataataaggaagaaaaatatttttttctttaatttttgtaaatataataatttaaaaaatgattcaTTTCCAATATACATACCCccatatattcttaaaaatttttatcaagtgcatttcttttttgattatttattCTCAGTTCTATTTAAGAGTCCGTTTTCTATACATATGAATAGGTATGATATAACAAaggaacaaataataaatctAAAGTATAATTACGATAATGTGCATACGGTATGTTATGCACTGAACGATTTGTCCAATTATGATAaggttttttatatatacccTCATTTctcttttgtaaaaaaaaaggattgcACGTTGAACAAGAGTATCATATCACTTATAAGTTATCTGTGTAATAGACATTATAGGAAATGCTTGAGTTCTTTAGAGGGTGGAAGAACGTTCTTAAGCATTTTTCTACAGAATGGAATTGGGGAAGCGGCTGATACTAGAGTGGCCTCTAAAGggggaaaagaaaaacaatcCAGTGGTGGAGAGGCATATGGTAAAAATGGGACAGAGGGGTATAAAAAAGAGTATCGTGGGGAGTTTTGTGTTGAACGGGAGAAGTATTGCCTAGAACAGGAGCAGCCTTCCCGTCAGTGTAATGATTCCCAAGACGAACAAATCAATTTGAACGATTTTGCAAATTTGGACAAGAACGGACTATTTTTACTCCTTCAGATCTCTCTATATGATACCTTTTACTTAATAAACAATGTATTTCTTCACTATAACATGGAACACAATATAGATATTGTAAATGTATTGGTAGAGAACATGTGCGAATTTTACCTACATCTAGTTGTAATATTAGTGAAGTacatgaaatatttaaaatgtattttaaaaaaaaatttagaaaaagaaatatatgcaaAGATATACAAAGATATAGTATACGGTGTTGTTACTTATTTGGACTATAGAAGCATAAGCGAACTAGCACATGACGTCTCTGTTTTTGTCAACTCGGAAATGGGCACTATTGAGAGTAGcgataataacaataatattagtaTTAATGTTATTAGTAGTAATGCTATTGGTAGTAATGTTATTAGTAGTAATGCTATTGGTAGTAATGCTATTGGTAGTAATGCTATTGGTAGTAATGCTATTGGTAGTAATGCTATTGGTAGTAATGGTATTAGCAGTAGTGCTATtagtagtaatattaatattaatagtaacaaGCATAGTAATATTGGGGAAACAGTAAAATGGATTATACTGCagctcttttttatttataaacacATTACGAAGGTTGTTAGTTACACAACACATATgttaatactattttttatcttttcgaATAATGCCCTTTTTAGTTATTccctaaatatattttttgtaaactttttttttcgccCGAATATTATTAAGGGGAAGGAAAAGAGGCACTTTGAAAAATACAAGAAGGTTTTGACTTGCAATGATTTACCATCTAGCCTCCGCGATTGGAGCACTATAAACGCGGCTAACGCGGCTAACACGGCTAACACGGCAAACACGGCTAACCCGGCAAACTCCGTGCACATTACTAACACCACCAACTACACTAACTATGAGGAGGCCTTTTTTCAATCATTTGGACTAAAAAGGAAgaatgttattttaaaaaggagCATCATTAACTCAAATGCGGTAAGGGGTGGTGGTACAAACATGCTTCAGTcaaacataataaattacataGTTAAGAAAGTGTATCTCCTGGACGTAGATGAACTGTTGAGTGAGACTGACAGTGGGAAAGAAGAAGTGGGTGGAAATATATTCGAGGGGGAGAAATTAAGACAATCTagggaagaaaaagaaaagggaaaagaaaaagttcGCAGTAGAAGCATATCTAGTTGTGAAAGCATCATCAAAAAAGAAGGACATACACAAGGTGGTAACAACAACTGCATATTTAAGAGCAACAAGCGGAGTATGCGACGCGCATGTGTAGTTAGCAGCACTGGAGGGAATCATGTGCTCAAGCGGAGGAGAAAGAGAAAAGGAAGCAGGAATGATTTCAGGGGAGGTAACACTAGCAGTAGCGGTATTAGCAGCGGTATTAGCAGCGGTAATAGTAGCAGTATTAGCAGCGGTATTAGCAGCGGTAATAGTAGCAGTATTAGCAGCGGTATTAGCAGCGGTAATAGTAGCAGTATTAGCAGCGGTATTAGCAGCGGTAATAGCAGTGGTAATAGCAGTGGTAATAGCAGTGATAATAACAGAGGTAAGAGGGGCCATAACCGTGTTGGTAAGGGTGGAAGCACGACGAAGCGGGACAgaggaaatatatttacaattaaataCTTGCAGAAGAATTTGAGGTAcattttactattatatgttaaaaagtTATTGCTCATTCATGACAAGGGTGAATATATGAAgggagataaaaaaaaaaaaaaaatgcgcaGTCAggatatacataatttattaaaatacattttatattttagctgtaaaaaaaaaaaatatatgaacatttatttacttatacTGGATCATTTCTgctattataatataataattgaatattataaaaagaacgATAGGAATaggaaaaatttatatgaatatgtttattataaaatatactttttttttaaggaaaaacgggtaaaaagaagaatttatGGATATCTTTTTTACACAAATCTGTTGCaacatatacacatttttaacgatttatttgttcagtacattttaaataattattttcatttccaCGAAAAGACTACAGCATTCTTTGTACGAAAATTACGTAAGTTGAGGGAAGCAGTTAGACATCGAAATGAAGTAGAGGATAAAGAGTTACTTGAAGAAAAGAAGCACCTTCGTTGTAAAAACCTGGAATATTGTTGGAGGGGGGAAAAAGGAGGTGGTTCTTTTTTAAGTGAAAGTAATATGTCCTCTAATATTAAGTGGgaagaatacaaaaaaatgaaaaataaaatacttataACTGGTaagtttttcattaaaaatttaattcattgCAATAATTTCCCTGaggtaataaaaaagaggatatattttttgttattatataaagtGCACATGccaagaattataaaaaattatgtttttaaaaaattatttaaaaactaCATTGAATTGTTATGTATCTATGATAAGGTGAAAGTATACAAATgtgtaaaacaaataaacacgGTGAATT contains:
- the PmUG01_03027400 gene encoding conserved Plasmodium protein, unknown function, with translation MVQQRPVKMERTDETLNENNLLNSRISEHPCSSHISSNINKVGMRVNSKERGKKRGKENEKENGKETSFKSNTNEELSEKRKEGYFISERESNINDEHGEVTNASSFFSHAQSANILLNQNDSKKITVLNSSIGRDKINALLLSEMKKNWKNSSSCCDKNVQNYEQNRQNVQNYEQDRQNVQNYEQDRQNVQNYEQDRQNVQNYEQDRQNVQNYEQDRQNVQNSEEDSANLQPSHHEKTKKVQRKEVQKEGKVPSFYESRNGDISEEERNEKIDDNIMEYIKNKTLNEREKNFVYRKVDEILNLESTNEDDWIMNETFENQNINIGKNINIDKNINVSKNINVSKNINVSKNIHINKNINIGKNINIGKNINKSSYAMTDHGAAHQSEKVQGKREQGVCEDSSLDGASRLTYTLDESIFNLDEGKLHAVLRKNKYELTKVNMRMSSIIYKYLYMHKKKKSMLMMMKKRKWKRKKGSSPCNALQEGRNYLEDGEALHEKDLKHAKGPAEDGIVLDVQKCSYGYDKGEKWYDKVEQQHDDGGNTYDKALEQQYAYGQFSYSYDRASNSTLSKDINFLYIEYFIHKKKIVKLRNIYKYIYDKKHLFYLKKFGYKNVYLLSAECTLPEVSYTDGGADRGTTNENGRSGTIHVQRYSYNSNFLCLQNMEDEIAIYSMKRLNINSLIFFKNRENNKINEDQIKTYLDELVITEKNEEHSCVKLNFNYKSTACCILKNEKIKNIQNVDINNMNKLCICTGSSIYIYEIFLKELDVRYKYLYSYHEKSDLLGKENKIWYSYLSNEKKLIYFTFYNIIYLNSNSHIFNSHIFTITKDIKCKYKILNISIYKNLLVVSYYNKISILYNDKVYFVVEFDDEGDVISYEGKGKEVIVPEQQGEWKRHKNKMINKQKNEMSVEEENCYFGGEVDNSCDRLNEQQVHYIPFLCVLEGNNLFCVGYGKKLTIIEYTSKILIKKKFTLSYSLYYLKSCHNNILILYDKYKLYICQIMYIKKEHRLFFLFEKTITDINSSLIFENSTIFESFSEAIKVNMRSIKINRSDHIARYIFQFFNKSDKDVVNVRGGGRGSGSSSGVPSGNGEHDNSGLNCKGDTIHFYINLVYIYILNKGKVDIVVINSWIYLIYLFFYYKRYNILLILMLYIYNGNMCVLTDFSLDEDERKNKIKSLFFFFFEMKIKDIIENYNKCENNDISNIFDVRDENKISTKEDMSVQNSTNDLQTPHVIMSNSVPYGKEKLHPSSISIESSSSIKDNASLSEYASSFLYIPSTVSSDQSEFLGISKCSSAAASVGGSTDDNEADSNISGIEAVGIGAVGIEAVGIEAVGIEAVGIGAVGIEAVDIGAVDIKAVDIEEDGKDTRGVDGKGKWRKKQRRGKWRNEGPRYPALSSRSIRSLLEGENIYINDKVVRKECVEELLKLCTLGLELSIKFNINLYEYIFKLFKLYNIENIYFYLSEYYIINKKICLTHYSLIHNLVEYFKRFYTMFSLYDDTYYDLFLFFCNFINKKKEKQKRNDHYTYALNSYKEMDLNKLIFSHQMILVSKNYRERKRYFTSSYNFDIYFCYNYLNIYKGMRRIRKIYSFLCIISKFCKLFENIVLEKKIEHIISLLPIHICSLLYNKHNEDKITTAEFFISYIIRKKNIFFFNFCKYNNLKNDSFPIYIPPYILKNFYQVHFFFDYLFSVLFKSPFSIHMNRYDITKEQIINLKYNYDNVHTVCYALNDLSNYDKVFYIYPHFSFVKKKDCTLNKSIISLISYLCNRHYRKCLSSLEGGRTFLSIFLQNGIGEAADTRVASKGGKEKQSSGGEAYGKNGTEGYKKEYRGEFCVEREKYCLEQEQPSRQCNDSQDEQINLNDFANLDKNGLFLLLQISLYDTFYLINNVFLHYNMEHNIDIVNVLVENMCEFYLHLVVILVKYMKYLKCILKKNLEKEIYAKIYKDIVYGVVTYLDYRSISELAHDVSVFVNSEMGTIESSDNNNNISINVISSNAIGSNVISSNAIGSNAIGSNAIGSNAIGSNAIGSNGISSSAISSNININSNKHSNIGETVKWIILQLFFIYKHITKVVSYTTHMLILFFIFSNNALFSYSLNIFFVNFFFRPNIIKGKEKRHFEKYKKVLTCNDLPSSLRDWSTINAANAANTANTANTANPANSVHITNTTNYTNYEEAFFQSFGLKRKNVILKRSIINSNAVRGGGTNMLQSNIINYIVKKVYLLDVDELLSETDSGKEEVGGNIFEGEKLRQSREEKEKGKEKVRSRSISSCESIIKKEGHTQGGNNNCIFKSNKRSMRRACVVSSTGGNHVLKRRRKRKGSRNDFRGGNTSSSGISSGISSGNSSSISSGISSGNSSSISSGISSGNSSSISSGISSGNSSGNSSGNSSDNNRGKRGHNRVGKGGSTTKRDRGNIFTIKYLQKNLRYILLLYVKKLLLIHDKGEYMKGDKKKKKMRSQDIHNLLKYILYFSCKKKKYMNIYLLILDHFCYYNIIIEYYKKNDRNRKNLYEYVYYKIYFFFKEKRVKRRIYGYLFYTNLLQHIHIFNDLFVQYILNNYFHFHEKTTAFFVRKLRKLREAVRHRNEVEDKELLEEKKHLRCKNLEYCWRGEKGGGSFLSESNMSSNIKWEEYKKMKNKILITGKFFIKNLIHCNNFPEVIKKRIYFLLLYKVHMPRIIKNYVFKKLFKNYIELLCIYDKVKVYKCVKQINTVNYQSIYEKYNNINVILYINEKRGNFIKIIELCLKEIKNNICKIGTTFNKKNKWLFTKNISYDDIYYINFSTRIDVYNFYAMPFKKEVKKLFMCKKEKSSLKNHTQKRDAFLIPLLKEINCSPDHKFFNDYFVEKRGYAISMDERKYLQRNTCVTLCENSERHKEHMVYVPSDQQCNNRTVLIKGKLSSRACYSPIVEENSDEAMQNEEAVNHFLNKKNSDKNSGKNSDKNSGKNSGKKSGKNSGKNSGKKSGKNSGKKSGKKSGKKRDKRINNCSMNDLVNSLWIYCTEEYSSIFLHIYMLRFILKRNKLKNDKINEYIIFFIINECLKNFIEISEQISKKEESSSYKMAFFSYLFEQILLFVININSYNHTQRICKKLLFKYKRYHIKLIKLPLIEILKNMTDSYTFFNDSCQIAQNKIKDQMKTYTYEKKKGLVINYKVSHTHRFNVELCTMKSEKAGGQKDEQTAFYSNNIICITKCEHDHHFACTQQCYLCNKFEKKNK
- the PmUG01_03027300 gene encoding conserved Plasmodium protein, unknown function, which encodes MFMSEDLDPEDLKKEANTKWANGEIEDANAIWRQALKECIKYSMRGYPTKKNRDMQLSLRLNLSLYHYKKKEYSDCINQCNIIVENLINLEDILSYYENESSCQECNEEEQTEGKTKGVAMDEETSRATDECCSRYIIKKDTLIKIFLRRASAFLHVQDYDKCRENITLIRRVDKQNEEAINLEKKMCIDLSIYEQKQRELYRKMCSMGLPPGKDNVKGSIQKEHKM